The region CCACGTTCATGCCGGATTCCGTGTATTCTACACCCGCAGCGTCCGGGTCGATCACGGTCCCGGAAAAGGCCACCAGCGTCTTAATGCCGGTGTAGCCTTTGTCTTTAATGTAATTGTCAAATGCCTGTTTGTACCTGACAGCGTGAAGGCGGCTGGAGGTCACCACCATGGCCTTGGCCTTGCCGCCAATCTTGTGCATAGTGAAATGCCGGAAATGCTCGACCATGACCTCGGTCTTCTGTGCGATATTGTGCGGGTGCAGGCTCATGAATCGCGCCAGCGCCCGCGCGGCCTTGCGCTTGTCGACCTGCGGGTCATCCTCGATTGACTTGATCAGCCGGTAATATGTCTTGTATGTCGTGTAGTTCTGGAGCACGTCGAGGATGAAACCCTCATCGATGGCCTGGCGCATGCTGTAAAGATGGAAGGGAGTCGGCTTGCCGTCCGCGCCGGGTGTGCCGAAGACCTCCAGGGTCTTGTATTTGGGCGTCGCGGTGAAGGCGAAAAAGCTGATGTTGGGTTGATGCCCGCGCTTGGCCATGGTTTTGAGGATTTCCTCCTCATAATCGGGCAGCCCTTCCGCCTCGGCCTTTGCCCTGGCCTCTTCCTTTATGGCAGCGCCGGCGAGCACGCCCTTGAGCTCGGTCGCCGTCTCGCCGCCTTGGGAGCTGTGGGCTTCGTCAACAACCACCGCATAACGGCGCATGGGCAGTTCGCCCATTTTCTCGGTGACGAAAGGAAACTTCTGGAGCGTGGTAATTACAATCGGTACGCCCGAGGCGAGGGCCTCGGCGAGCTGTGTCGAGTTGATATCGATCTTTTGCACCACGCCCTGCTTGTGCTCGAACTGGTAAATCGTGTTCTGAAGCTGCTGGTCGAGGACAACCCTGTCGGTGATCACGATGATCGAGTCGAAAACCTTCTCGTCATTTTCGGTGTAGAGGCTGGCGAGCCGATGGGCCAGCCAAGCAATGGAGTTGGATTTGCCGCTGCCGGCGGAGTGCTGAATCAGGTAGTTGGTTCTGGTACCGCGCTCGCGGGCGTCGGCGACAAGCTTCCGCACGCAATCAAGCTGGTGATAGCGCGGGAATATCATGGTTTCTTTCTTGATTCGCTTGCCACCGAGCTTTCTTTCCTCGATCTGCAGGTGAATGAACCGTGCCAGAATATCCAGGAAGCTGTGACGCTCCAGCACCGCTTCCCACAAATACGCGGTCTTGTAGCCGCCGGGATTTTCCGGATTGCCAGCCCCGCCACCGCAGCCCCTGTTGAAGGGCAGAAAGCGCGTGCTTTTACCCGAAAGGCGCGTGGTCATGTAGACTTCGTCAGTGTCTACCGCGAAATGGACAAGCGTGCGCTTCTTGAATTGGAAGATCAGGTCTGACGGATCGCGGTCGTTTTTGTACTGTGTGACTGCATGCCGCCAGTTTTGGGCGGTCATTGGATTCTTCAGCTCCAGCGTGGCGACGAGAATGCCGTTGAGGGCCAGGGTCACATCAAGGGTGTTGCCATGCTTGGCCGAATAGCGGAGCTGGCGCGTAACGGTGAGTCGGTTGGCGGCATAGAGCGCCTGAGTGTCCGGGTTCATTCCACTGGCCGGGGCGAAATAGGCCACCCGGAACAGCTTGCCGAAACACTTGAACCCGTGTCGCAGGACCGAAAGGCACCCCTCGTGGCTGGAGTTGAGCGCACGGCACAGGTCGTCTATCAGCGTCTCTTCGGCCTTTTCTTTTTGGAGATTGGCAAGGTACTCCCATTCCTTGGGCTGGGTTTTCTGGATGAACGCAATCACGTCGCCGACGAACAAACCCCGCTCGGTATCGAAACTGTCTCGGTCGCCTTTTTCATACCCACCGGCCGTGGTCAGGTAGTGTTCTATGGCGGTTTCGAATGCGTATTCCGTGTGTTGGCCGGGCATTATTGTTCTCCCTTTTCGGCCATAGATGAAGGAACCTCGCAGAAAGGCAATCCGGCCATCTCTGCCTTGTTTTGCAGGTTGATATCCGACGTGACAATAAAAGCACGCATGGCAAGATCGGCTCGCATAACATCAATGGCGGATGCCAAGAAACGATCATCCGCATTGGCAGAGTCGAGCCACGACAGGCTCTGATCCATATTCGGTTCATTTGCTATTGATCGAAGGGCCACTCGGCCTTTTACAACATCGACACCGTCTTGCAGAGATCCACGTCTCCGGTATTCTTTTATCCGGCGGATAACCGAAGATGCCTTCTCACGAACTTGCTGGTTTTTATGGTTCATCTTGTGCTTATCAAGTTCTGACAGGACCGTTGGAGTTAAAACGACGGTAAACATTTTCACGTCCTCGAAGTGCCAGTGCTCGATATCTGGATTATGGATCAGGGCGTTTGTATCGGCTATTGCCAACGCTTCTCCGGTAGAGCTATTGCAATATTTCTCAAGCGTGTTGATGATCTCTTCGATCAGGGAACGGAAGCCTTCCACTGCTTCGTCCCGTGATTTCCACCACGTAGTTCCTTCCTGCTCCACCGATCTTCGTATTGTCTCAAGCGCCCCTTGCATATTGTTCTGAACACCATTCGGGAGGTTTCGGGTCAGTGCCCGAACAAGCTCAGAAAAGCGGCCAATCTCTGGAAGCAGCTTGACTTGAATCTGCTTGCCCGCCGGGGGCAGATCATTCCAGAACTGGTTTCCGCCTGGACTGATAAGGACTACCGAATCCCCCGGTGTATTTGCCGGATGCATTGCAGAAAAGTTGCCGATTAACCGGATGCCTTCTTCGTAGATGCGATTCGCCCTTATCCGAAGAAGGTCGAGCATTGAATGAGTCATGCCGAAACCTCCTTCCGAACGTCAATTTTCCCCGTCACCGCTGCCGATATAAGAGCTAAACGGTATTCGATTAGTGCCTTCACTAATCGCGCGAATAACCCCGGCCCATTTACATCTTCCCGAATGCCGGCTATTAATGCGTTTATTCTTGAGGTCTCTCGACGAAGGAAGACAGCAATACTTCGCTGCTCTTCCAAAGGAGGAAGCGGGAACAAGGCGCTGGTAATCGCATCAATAGAAAGTCCAAAACGCGTGATGCCATTAGCTCGAACACGAAATTGATCACGTATTGCATGTGACGAAAAAGCCCTAAAGAGATATTCCCCAAGTACTAACTTCGTGTATGGACGAACCAGTGCCAAATGATATCCACACAGCACCCCATCGAGTTCTTTATCAACTAATGCGGGAACGGCTATGTCGTTCCACATTTCTGAATCTTTGGTAATAAGAACGTCCCCATGCTCTAGTGAGAACCGACGAATTTCATCTATGTTTGCGGTGGCACTCATAAATTCAATGTTATCGGTGATGTAATCATTGTAATAGACATCTACATAGTTACACAGAAGTACTGGCCGTTCGTCTTCTTCGGTCTTTTTATCGACGTTGCTGTTACGAATGTCGGCGATTAACTTCAGCTTTCGCATCTCCCAATGAGAAGGGATGTCTCCTAACCATTCAAATCCACTTGGCTTGT is a window of Candidatus Zixiibacteriota bacterium DNA encoding:
- a CDS encoding type I restriction endonuclease; this translates as MPGQHTEYAFETAIEHYLTTAGGYEKGDRDSFDTERGLFVGDVIAFIQKTQPKEWEYLANLQKEKAEETLIDDLCRALNSSHEGCLSVLRHGFKCFGKLFRVAYFAPASGMNPDTQALYAANRLTVTRQLRYSAKHGNTLDVTLALNGILVATLELKNPMTAQNWRHAVTQYKNDRDPSDLIFQFKKRTLVHFAVDTDEVYMTTRLSGKSTRFLPFNRGCGGGAGNPENPGGYKTAYLWEAVLERHSFLDILARFIHLQIEERKLGGKRIKKETMIFPRYHQLDCVRKLVADARERGTRTNYLIQHSAGSGKSNSIAWLAHRLASLYTENDEKVFDSIIVITDRVVLDQQLQNTIYQFEHKQGVVQKIDINSTQLAEALASGVPIVITTLQKFPFVTEKMGELPMRRYAVVVDEAHSSQGGETATELKGVLAGAAIKEEARAKAEAEGLPDYEEEILKTMAKRGHQPNISFFAFTATPKYKTLEVFGTPGADGKPTPFHLYSMRQAIDEGFILDVLQNYTTYKTYYRLIKSIEDDPQVDKRKAARALARFMSLHPHNIAQKTEVMVEHFRHFTMHKIGGKAKAMVVTSSRLHAVRYKQAFDNYIKDKGYTGIKTLVAFSGTVIDPDAAGVEYTESGMNVDVQGKHIKEKELPERFGTEEYQVLLVAEKYQTGFDQPLLHTMYVDKRLSGIQAVQTLSRLNRTHPGKEDTFVLDFVNEPDEILKAFQPYYEQTLIGERAEPQQLYELQAKLDGHQVYYKAEVEEFCKVFYKPKPNQTTADHARMNACIDPAVGRYNDLDEDVREEFRKTLVAYRNLYSFMSQVIPFQDTDLEKLYSYIRFLLTKLPRGDRGPVYNFNDDVALKYYRLQKIGEGSIVMEAGARYEVSGPTSVGTGVARGDEIELSKLIDILNERFGTDFRPGDQLFFESIREDAVSDSNLRQAALANTMENFGYVFRKALEGLFIDRMDQNEEITAKFMNEDQFREAVSKHLLKEVYEKIREEAEVANDE
- a CDS encoding PIN domain-containing protein, which gives rise to MTHSMLDLLRIRANRIYEEGIRLIGNFSAMHPANTPGDSVVLISPGGNQFWNDLPPAGKQIQVKLLPEIGRFSELVRALTRNLPNGVQNNMQGALETIRRSVEQEGTTWWKSRDEAVEGFRSLIEEIINTLEKYCNSSTGEALAIADTNALIHNPDIEHWHFEDVKMFTVVLTPTVLSELDKHKMNHKNQQVREKASSVIRRIKEYRRRGSLQDGVDVVKGRVALRSIANEPNMDQSLSWLDSANADDRFLASAIDVMRADLAMRAFIVTSDINLQNKAEMAGLPFCEVPSSMAEKGEQ
- a CDS encoding restriction endonuclease subunit S produces the protein MSKLERDIITAIHSVIVSKDSQAETQALGLVEESAPRNAISYPTYKPSGFEWLGDIPSHWEMRKLKLIADIRNSNVDKKTEEDERPVLLCNYVDVYYNDYITDNIEFMSATANIDEIRRFSLEHGDVLITKDSEMWNDIAVPALVDKELDGVLCGYHLALVRPYTKLVLGEYLFRAFSSHAIRDQFRVRANGITRFGLSIDAITSALFPLPPLEEQRSIAVFLRRETSRINALIAGIREDVNGPGLFARLVKALIEYRLALISAAVTGKIDVRKEVSA